From a region of the Dickeya poaceiphila genome:
- the pilV gene encoding shufflon system plasmid conjugative transfer pilus tip adhesin PilV: protein MKKQNKKGFSLLELILVLGVGTTVTFMKFQDMKNEQETVVAKAVGEQIKQMGEAVNGYINIRYDKLSTLTSSSSQSSDPGPRTCSGSVCEITYQTLVNEGLLPSSFSGVNAQKSSYKIFLRRSGNVPNYIINGLITTTNVWADGGKVRYDLLGKAMQTAGIDSGMTKTDTAASGYGGQWSELSTDYSNITAAGLLAYRVGYDSAMYSVYLRRDGTLPMTGDLNMGGQNIYNAQNITAAGTTTTGILKTVGEATVGADLTVAGNTQVNGNINTNNTVSGTTVVSRGETYTQNWFRTLGDGGIYFQKYGGGWNMADTATINAYGGKNVQTSGGLYGGYVHSNGNVDASGNIFSGQTITANGSISTGDSLYARNSIYTGSESSTKAFMTKDGYIYASGNIESDNNIRSSSTIYTTNKTNTEVKATMNSQGDIWASNRISAGEFLQINGVANVGWGCSPNGLQGRAANGAILSCVNGLWKAADGNSIKVCANYCGGQWPLEVGRVEHNGDWSSWRTLGEGCGGGYASNWNEPVFCSSN from the coding sequence ATGAAAAAACAAAATAAGAAAGGGTTCTCACTGTTAGAACTCATTTTGGTGCTGGGTGTTGGAACAACAGTGACTTTTATGAAATTTCAGGATATGAAAAATGAACAGGAAACTGTTGTTGCTAAAGCCGTGGGTGAACAGATAAAGCAAATGGGTGAGGCGGTAAATGGCTATATCAATATCCGTTATGACAAGCTTTCTACCCTGACATCCAGTAGCAGCCAGTCAAGTGATCCGGGTCCAAGAACGTGTTCGGGGTCAGTCTGCGAGATTACTTATCAAACACTGGTGAATGAAGGGTTATTACCTTCCTCTTTTTCTGGTGTTAATGCGCAAAAGTCTTCATATAAAATTTTTTTGAGACGTTCAGGGAACGTTCCCAACTACATCATTAATGGCCTGATTACGACTACGAACGTATGGGCTGATGGCGGGAAAGTCCGTTATGACTTGTTGGGCAAAGCGATGCAGACAGCGGGAATTGACAGTGGAATGACAAAAACAGATACCGCTGCATCAGGTTATGGTGGTCAATGGTCAGAACTCTCTACGGACTACAGCAATATCACCGCTGCGGGGCTTCTGGCTTATCGTGTGGGATATGATTCTGCAATGTATTCTGTTTACCTGCGTCGTGATGGAACACTCCCTATGACGGGCGATCTGAATATGGGTGGTCAGAATATATATAACGCTCAGAACATCACTGCGGCTGGGACAACGACAACGGGAATACTTAAGACTGTGGGCGAGGCGACAGTAGGTGCGGATCTAACCGTGGCGGGGAACACTCAGGTTAACGGAAATATCAATACCAATAATACTGTTTCAGGCACAACTGTAGTATCTCGTGGTGAAACCTATACGCAAAACTGGTTCAGAACATTAGGTGATGGCGGGATTTATTTCCAGAAATACGGCGGTGGCTGGAATATGGCAGATACGGCAACCATTAACGCTTATGGCGGCAAGAATGTTCAGACCAGTGGCGGGTTATATGGTGGTTATGTCCATTCAAACGGAAATGTTGATGCTTCTGGAAATATTTTTTCAGGACAAACCATTACAGCCAATGGAAGTATCAGCACGGGGGATAGCCTTTACGCCAGAAACAGTATTTACACCGGAAGTGAGTCTTCAACCAAAGCCTTTATGACTAAAGATGGTTATATTTATGCTTCTGGAAATATTGAATCTGACAACAATATCAGATCATCCTCGACAATTTATACTACAAATAAGACGAATACAGAGGTTAAAGCCACAATGAATTCTCAGGGCGATATTTGGGCATCAAACCGAATAAGTGCTGGAGAGTTTTTACAGATAAATGGCGTAGCCAATGTTGGTTGGGGATGTTCACCGAATGGCTTACAGGGCAGAGCAGCAAATGGCGCGATTCTTTCCTGTGTTAATGGTCTCTGGAAAGCGGCTGATGGTAATTCCATTAAGGTTTGTGCAAATTATTGTGGTGGACAATGGCCTCTCGAAGTGGGGCGTGTTGAACATAATGGCGACTGGAGTTCATGGCGTACATTAGGTGAAGGGTGCGGCGGAGGTTATGCATCAAACTGGAATGAGCCTGTATTCTGTTCATCAAACTGA
- a CDS encoding tyrosine-type recombinase/integrase — MSLTDTKVKNAKPSEKAVKLTDGFGLYLLVHPNGSKYWQLGYRFEGKQKVFSIGVYPAVSLADARQRRDEAKKLLAAGVDPSAKKQADNKTIQERRNNTRAFKTVAKSWFATKTTWSEDYQRSVWTRIETYLFPDIGNKDIAELDTGDLLVPIKKIEKLGYLEIAMRVKQYATAIMRYAVQQKMIRFNPAYDLEGAVQKPQTEHRPAIELEEIPTLLERIEGYQGRSRLTLLAIKLTLLIFIRSSELRFARWSEIDFKSGLWVIPEQREAIEGIKHSGRGAKMRRKHYVPLCHQALAILEELKGLTYDVNGDDGFILTGCYDAMKPMSENTINKALRKMGYDTKTDLCGHGFRTLACSALIESGIWPEDVVELQMSHMEKNNVRAAYTHKAKHLEQRRLMLQWWADFLDANRNGMVRPFEFAQKG; from the coding sequence ATGTCACTTACTGATACTAAAGTAAAAAATGCCAAGCCGTCAGAAAAGGCGGTGAAGCTCACTGACGGGTTCGGCCTCTACTTGCTGGTTCATCCCAATGGTTCCAAATACTGGCAGTTAGGCTATCGCTTTGAAGGAAAACAGAAGGTGTTTTCCATTGGCGTCTACCCGGCTGTTTCACTGGCTGATGCCAGACAACGACGGGATGAGGCAAAAAAGCTGTTAGCGGCTGGCGTTGACCCCAGCGCTAAAAAGCAGGCTGACAACAAAACTATTCAAGAGCGACGTAACAATACCCGCGCTTTCAAAACTGTTGCTAAGAGCTGGTTTGCCACCAAAACCACATGGTCGGAAGATTATCAGCGTTCTGTTTGGACACGTATTGAAACCTATCTGTTTCCTGACATCGGTAACAAGGACATTGCTGAACTGGATACAGGCGATCTGCTGGTTCCCATCAAAAAGATAGAAAAGCTGGGCTATCTGGAAATCGCTATGCGGGTGAAACAGTACGCCACTGCCATTATGCGCTATGCCGTCCAGCAAAAGATGATCCGCTTTAACCCTGCCTATGATTTGGAAGGTGCGGTTCAGAAACCACAAACGGAACACCGCCCCGCTATCGAGCTGGAAGAGATACCTACCCTGTTGGAACGCATTGAAGGCTATCAGGGACGTAGCAGGCTGACCCTGCTGGCGATAAAACTCACTCTGTTGATATTTATTCGCTCCAGTGAACTACGCTTTGCCCGATGGTCAGAGATCGATTTCAAAAGCGGTTTGTGGGTTATCCCTGAACAGCGTGAAGCCATTGAAGGGATCAAACATTCGGGCCGTGGTGCCAAAATGCGCAGGAAGCATTATGTTCCCTTATGCCATCAAGCACTGGCAATTTTGGAAGAGCTTAAAGGCCTCACCTATGACGTTAACGGTGATGACGGCTTTATCCTGACTGGCTGTTATGATGCGATGAAGCCAATGAGTGAAAACACCATCAATAAGGCACTACGCAAAATGGGCTATGACACCAAAACCGATCTGTGCGGTCACGGCTTTCGAACGCTGGCCTGTAGTGCCTTGATTGAATCGGGTATCTGGCCTGAAGATGTGGTAGAGCTTCAAATGAGCCACATGGAAAAGAACAACGTTCGCGCTGCCTACACTCACAAGGCCAAACACCTTGAACAACGCCGCCTGATGCTGCAATGGTGGGCTGATTTTCTGGACGCTAACCGGAATGGGATGGTCAGGCCGTTTGAGTTTGCACAGAAGGGATAA
- the cycA gene encoding D-serine/D-alanine/glycine transporter, with protein sequence MTEQTHHAPGTTGHSDLRRNLTNRHIQLIAIGGAIGTGLFMGSGKTISLAGPSIIFVYMIIGFMLFFVMRAMGELLLSDLNYKSFSDFAADLLGPWAGFFTGWTYWFCWVVTGIADVVAISAYAQFWFPELSQWLSSLLCVLLLLTLNLATVKLFGEMEFWFAMIKIVAIVTLIIIGVGLVIMNFTSPSGAVASVTNLWQDGGLFPKGLSGFFAGFQIAVFAFVGIELVGTTAAETKNPTVVLPRAINAIPIRIIMFYVFALMMIMSVTPWSHIAADRSPFVEMFVLVGFPAAASVINFVVLTSAASSANSGVFSTSRMLFGLARQGDAPARFGKLSKRAVPSAGLLFSCLCLLSGVVLIYLIPNVMTVFTLVTTVSAILFMFVWSIILCSYLVYRKHRPQLHQASSYKMPWGIMMSWACLAFFAFVLILLTLQPDTLQALIVTPMWFVVLAITYFFIRRGRANADSQA encoded by the coding sequence ATGACAGAACAAACGCATCATGCCCCAGGCACAACAGGGCACAGCGACCTACGGCGCAATCTGACCAATCGCCATATTCAGTTGATCGCCATCGGTGGCGCCATTGGTACAGGCTTGTTTATGGGGTCGGGAAAAACCATCAGCCTTGCTGGCCCATCAATTATCTTTGTTTACATGATAATCGGGTTCATGCTGTTTTTTGTCATGCGCGCCATGGGGGAATTGTTACTTTCCGATCTCAATTACAAATCGTTCAGTGACTTCGCCGCCGACCTGCTAGGACCATGGGCAGGCTTTTTTACCGGTTGGACTTACTGGTTTTGCTGGGTTGTAACAGGTATTGCCGATGTTGTCGCCATCAGTGCTTACGCACAGTTCTGGTTCCCTGAGCTGTCGCAATGGCTCAGTTCTCTGCTATGCGTTCTGCTACTTTTGACCTTAAATCTGGCTACCGTCAAGCTGTTTGGCGAAATGGAATTTTGGTTCGCCATGATCAAAATTGTTGCTATCGTCACGCTGATCATCATTGGCGTTGGGCTGGTCATCATGAACTTTACCTCACCATCCGGTGCCGTGGCATCCGTGACCAACCTGTGGCAGGACGGTGGACTTTTTCCGAAAGGACTCAGCGGTTTTTTCGCTGGTTTTCAAATCGCTGTGTTTGCATTTGTCGGCATTGAACTGGTCGGTACTACAGCTGCGGAAACTAAAAATCCGACAGTGGTTTTGCCACGAGCAATCAACGCTATACCGATACGTATTATTATGTTTTATGTATTTGCGTTGATGATGATTATGTCGGTTACTCCATGGAGCCATATTGCAGCAGACCGCAGCCCGTTTGTTGAGATGTTTGTATTAGTAGGTTTTCCGGCCGCAGCCAGCGTCATTAACTTCGTAGTACTCACATCAGCAGCATCTTCAGCTAATAGCGGCGTGTTCTCGACTAGCCGTATGTTATTTGGGCTAGCCAGACAAGGTGATGCACCAGCGCGTTTTGGCAAGCTATCAAAACGTGCGGTGCCCTCAGCAGGACTCCTTTTTTCGTGCCTGTGCCTGCTCTCAGGTGTTGTGCTGATCTACTTGATTCCGAATGTCATGACAGTTTTTACGCTGGTCACCACCGTATCTGCCATTCTTTTCATGTTCGTGTGGAGTATTATCCTGTGCTCTTACCTGGTGTACCGCAAGCATCGGCCACAGTTGCACCAAGCATCTTCATATAAAATGCCATGGGGAATTATGATGAGCTGGGCCTGTCTGGCTTTCTTTGCTTTCGTGCTGATATTACTGACATTGCAACCAGATACGTTGCAGGCATTGATAGTCACACCTATGTGGTTTGTAGTTCTGGCGATCACCTACTTCTTCATTCGCCGTGGTAGAGCCAACGCTGATTCTCAAGCGTAG
- a CDS encoding site-specific integrase, whose amino-acid sequence MKQRNGVWHCDFTTPDGKRVRQSLGTEDKREAQELHDKLKADSWRSAKLGEAPVKLFDEACIRWLREKSHKRSLDADKSKITFFLDHFHGRELSTITNDHIQVAISKAYDRKHRERWEEMRDRLKREGKSVPAYSPKPISESTKYSFQAFMRALLRIAANEWGWLNSVPVVKARQPRNKRIRWLTHDEARQLIDCLPDHLKSVVTFALATGLRRSNILDLEWSQVDMQRKMAWIHPENAKGGKAIGVALNDTACGVLRGQIGKHHRWVFVHEISTTKPNGEKTPEIRKLRVDGNKAWNAALKRAGIENFRFHDLRHTWASWLVQSGVPLSALQEMGGWESIEMVRRYAHLSPNHLTQHAKQIDSIFAKNGKNTAQGIIGEIKNAM is encoded by the coding sequence ATCAAACAACGGAACGGTGTCTGGCACTGTGATTTCACTACGCCGGACGGTAAGCGAGTTAGACAGTCTCTTGGCACGGAAGACAAGCGAGAGGCGCAGGAACTCCACGACAAGCTGAAAGCCGATTCGTGGCGGTCTGCAAAGCTGGGTGAAGCGCCGGTAAAGCTGTTCGATGAGGCGTGCATTCGGTGGCTGCGCGAGAAATCGCACAAGCGTTCACTGGATGCAGACAAGTCGAAGATAACGTTTTTTCTCGATCACTTTCACGGACGGGAGTTATCTACGATAACGAATGATCACATTCAGGTGGCGATATCCAAGGCGTACGATAGAAAGCACAGGGAGCGCTGGGAAGAAATGCGGGACAGGTTGAAGCGAGAAGGGAAATCAGTTCCAGCGTACAGTCCAAAGCCGATATCTGAATCGACCAAGTATTCGTTTCAGGCCTTCATGCGTGCTCTGCTACGGATAGCGGCCAACGAATGGGGATGGCTTAACTCGGTGCCAGTGGTGAAAGCGCGGCAGCCGAGAAACAAGCGGATACGTTGGCTTACGCATGACGAGGCACGGCAGTTGATCGACTGCCTTCCAGACCATTTGAAATCGGTTGTTACTTTCGCACTGGCAACCGGGTTGAGGCGGTCTAACATCCTAGATCTTGAGTGGTCACAGGTGGACATGCAGAGAAAGATGGCATGGATTCATCCAGAAAATGCAAAAGGAGGAAAGGCGATCGGCGTCGCGTTGAACGATACGGCGTGCGGAGTATTGAGGGGGCAGATCGGAAAGCATCACCGTTGGGTATTCGTTCATGAAATATCAACGACAAAGCCTAATGGTGAAAAAACGCCAGAAATACGAAAGTTAAGAGTTGACGGAAATAAGGCTTGGAATGCTGCCTTAAAAAGGGCCGGAATTGAAAACTTTCGCTTCCACGATTTGCGTCATACGTGGGCGAGCTGGTTAGTTCAATCCGGCGTACCTTTATCTGCATTACAAGAAATGGGCGGCTGGGAGTCGATAGAAATGGTACGCAGATATGCACATCTGTCGCCAAATCATTTAACTCAACACGCCAAACAAATAGACAGCATTTTTGCCAAGAATGGCAAAAATACGGCACAAGGGATAATCGGGGAAATAAAGAATGCGATGTAA
- a CDS encoding helix-turn-helix domain-containing protein, translating to MNDEVLTLKEVSTLLKVHPETIKSLVQRGILPATDIGTGQRHKYRFVKSACLEAMSKPINTVAVNAGDMTEKKPCQSNNGTVSGTVISLRRTVSELDSLLARKTSERRRNSTTS from the coding sequence TTGAATGACGAGGTTTTGACACTAAAAGAGGTCTCCACACTATTGAAAGTCCACCCCGAAACAATAAAGTCACTCGTACAGCGCGGCATCCTCCCGGCAACTGACATCGGCACCGGGCAACGTCATAAATACCGGTTCGTAAAATCAGCGTGTCTTGAAGCGATGTCAAAACCGATCAACACTGTCGCCGTGAATGCGGGTGACATGACCGAGAAAAAACCATGTCAATCAAACAACGGAACGGTGTCTGGCACTGTGATTTCACTACGCCGGACGGTAAGCGAGTTAGACAGTCTCTTGGCACGGAAGACAAGCGAGAGGCGCAGGAACTCCACGACAAGCTGA